A genomic segment from Klebsiella africana encodes:
- the ompC gene encoding porin OmpC: protein MKRKVLALIVPALLMANAVNAAEIYNNNGNKLDLYGKVDGLHYFSDDTSEDGDQTYVRFGLKGETQIASELTGYGQWEYNIQANTTEKEGANSWTRLGFAGLKFADWGSLDYGRNYGVVYDIESWTDMLPEFGGDTYTQTDVYMTGRTNGVATYRNSDFFGLVDGLHFALQYQGNNENAGSGEGTNNGGDRKLARENGDGFGISSYYDLDMGISFGAAYSSSDRTHNQLAEARSSHRYANGDKADAWTVGAKYDANNIYLAAMYAETRNMTFYGNDSFGGIANKTQNFEVVAQYQFDDFNLPLRPSVAYLQSKGKDLYTYSRYGDKDLVKYVDIGMTYYFNKNMSTYVDYKINLLDEDDRFYKNSGIATDDIVALGLVYQF from the coding sequence ATGAAAAGAAAAGTACTGGCACTCATAGTACCGGCACTCTTAATGGCCAACGCCGTTAATGCCGCGGAAATCTATAACAACAACGGCAACAAACTGGACCTCTACGGTAAAGTCGACGGCCTGCATTACTTCTCTGACGACACTTCAGAGGACGGCGATCAGACTTATGTTCGCTTTGGTCTGAAAGGCGAAACACAAATTGCCTCAGAATTAACGGGCTACGGTCAGTGGGAATACAATATTCAGGCAAACACCACCGAAAAAGAAGGCGCGAATTCCTGGACCCGTCTCGGCTTTGCCGGTCTGAAGTTTGCCGACTGGGGCTCACTGGATTACGGTCGTAACTACGGTGTGGTTTACGACATTGAATCCTGGACCGATATGTTGCCGGAATTTGGCGGCGATACCTACACCCAGACCGACGTCTACATGACCGGCCGTACCAACGGCGTGGCCACCTATCGTAACAGCGACTTCTTCGGCCTTGTCGATGGCCTGCACTTCGCCCTGCAGTATCAGGGTAATAATGAAAACGCCGGTTCTGGCGAAGGCACTAATAACGGCGGTGATCGTAAACTGGCGCGGGAAAATGGCGACGGTTTCGGTATCTCCAGCTACTACGATCTCGATATGGGCATCAGCTTCGGTGCAGCCTATTCGTCTTCTGACCGTACTCATAACCAGCTGGCAGAAGCTCGTAGCAGCCACCGCTACGCCAATGGCGATAAAGCCGATGCCTGGACCGTCGGCGCGAAATATGATGCCAACAACATCTATCTGGCCGCCATGTATGCTGAAACTCGCAACATGACCTTCTACGGCAACGATAGTTTTGGCGGGATTGCCAACAAGACGCAGAACTTCGAAGTAGTCGCGCAGTATCAGTTCGACGACTTTAATTTACCGCTGCGTCCGTCTGTGGCTTATCTACAGTCGAAGGGTAAAGATCTCTACACCTATTCTCGCTACGGCGACAAAGATCTGGTCAAGTATGTCGATATCGGCATGACCTACTACTTCAACAAAAATATGTCCACCTATGTGGATTACAAAATCAACCTGCTGGATGAAGACGACCGCTTCTACAAAAACAGCGGTATCGCGACCGATGACATCGTCGCCCTCGGTCTGGTCTATCAGTTCTAA
- the mtfA gene encoding DgsA anti-repressor MtfA — translation MMFKWPWKADDESGNAEMPWEQALAIPVLAHLSPSEQQKLTQMAARFLQQKRLVALQGLELTPLHQARIAMLFCLPVLELGIEWLDGFHEVLIYPAPFVVDDEWEDDIGLVHNQRVVQSGQSWQQGPVVLNWLDIQDSFDASGFNLVVHEVAHKLDTRNGDRASGVPLIPLREVAGWEHDLHAAMNNIQDEIDLVGESAASIDAYAATDPAECFAVLSEYFFSAPELFAPRFPALWQRFCQFYRQDPLMRIRENGLQDEDEQRIVH, via the coding sequence ATGATGTTTAAATGGCCCTGGAAAGCAGATGATGAGTCCGGCAACGCAGAGATGCCCTGGGAGCAAGCGCTTGCCATTCCGGTTTTAGCCCATCTTTCGCCCTCTGAGCAGCAGAAGCTTACGCAGATGGCAGCCCGTTTTTTACAGCAAAAGCGGCTGGTGGCATTACAGGGGCTGGAGCTGACCCCGCTGCACCAGGCGCGCATTGCTATGCTCTTTTGTCTGCCCGTTCTTGAGCTCGGTATCGAGTGGCTGGACGGTTTCCATGAGGTACTCATCTACCCTGCCCCGTTTGTGGTGGATGACGAATGGGAAGATGATATTGGACTGGTTCATAATCAACGGGTAGTACAATCGGGACAGAGCTGGCAGCAGGGTCCAGTGGTGCTGAACTGGCTGGATATTCAGGACTCGTTTGATGCCTCAGGCTTTAACCTCGTAGTGCATGAAGTGGCGCATAAGCTTGATACGCGAAACGGCGATCGGGCCAGCGGCGTGCCTCTGATCCCGCTGCGCGAGGTTGCCGGTTGGGAACACGATCTCCACGCGGCAATGAACAATATTCAGGATGAGATAGACCTGGTGGGAGAGAGCGCGGCCAGCATTGATGCCTATGCAGCGACCGATCCCGCGGAATGTTTTGCCGTGCTATCGGAATATTTTTTCAGTGCCCCCGAATTGTTTGCGCCTCGTTTCCCGGCCCTGTGGCAGCGTTTCTGCCAGTTTTACCGGCAGGACCCGCTAATGCGTATTCGTGAGAATGGCCTGCAGGATGAAGACGAACAACGTATTGTTCACTAA
- the drpB gene encoding cell division protein DrpB: MEEQAKRSPGGKLALWALYAFCGYCIWVIVRYWWVVGKIQSVPGASVDGDFGTTAGKWLGALLGMLVLGGIGSILGAVVWYTRPSRGGQDNPR, translated from the coding sequence ATGGAAGAGCAGGCAAAACGCAGCCCCGGAGGGAAGCTCGCGTTATGGGCGTTGTATGCTTTTTGCGGATACTGTATCTGGGTCATTGTGCGTTACTGGTGGGTGGTTGGCAAAATTCAGAGCGTTCCCGGCGCCAGTGTGGACGGCGATTTTGGAACCACGGCAGGGAAATGGCTGGGTGCGCTGTTGGGCATGCTAGTCCTCGGCGGTATTGGATCCATCCTCGGCGCGGTCGTCTGGTATACCCGGCCATCCCGCGGTGGGCAAGATAATCCGCGGTAA
- a CDS encoding phosphohydrolase: MDLVDWQQRFEHWILTHHTQDDAAHDLSHFRRVWATAIQLAAGEEVDRLVLLTACYFHDIVSLPKNHPERSRSSMMAAEKTLAILQSSFADFPVERYPAVSHAIEAHSFSAAIPPRTLEAKIVQDADRLESLGAIGLARVFAVAGALNTILFDAADPFADQRALDDRKYALDHFQCKLLRLPESMQTVRGRAMAEHNARFLVEFMAKLSAELQGEPLALDEAVLRRFAPQASTDH, encoded by the coding sequence ATGGACCTGGTTGACTGGCAGCAACGATTTGAGCACTGGATACTCACGCATCACACGCAGGATGATGCCGCGCACGATCTGTCCCATTTTCGTCGCGTCTGGGCCACGGCCATTCAGCTGGCCGCGGGTGAGGAGGTCGACCGGCTGGTACTTCTCACGGCTTGCTATTTTCATGACATCGTCAGTCTGCCTAAAAATCATCCCGAGCGAAGCCGCTCCTCAATGATGGCCGCTGAGAAAACCCTCGCTATTTTGCAGTCGTCATTTGCTGATTTTCCCGTGGAGCGTTACCCGGCGGTGAGCCATGCAATTGAGGCGCACAGCTTCAGCGCGGCGATCCCACCGCGCACGCTGGAGGCGAAAATTGTCCAGGATGCCGATCGGCTCGAGTCGCTGGGCGCTATTGGCCTGGCGCGGGTCTTTGCTGTCGCCGGCGCGTTGAACACCATCTTATTTGATGCCGCTGATCCCTTTGCCGACCAGCGGGCGCTGGATGACAGAAAATATGCTCTCGACCATTTCCAGTGCAAACTCCTGCGCCTGCCGGAAAGCATGCAAACAGTCAGAGGCAGAGCGATGGCCGAGCATAATGCGCGCTTTCTCGTCGAATTTATGGCCAAGCTCAGCGCGGAGCTGCAGGGCGAGCCGCTGGCGCTGGATGAAGCGGTTTTACGCCGCTTTGCACCGCAGGCGTCAACCGACCATTGA
- a CDS encoding very short patch repair endonuclease, translated as MADVHDKATRSKNMRAIATRDTAIEKRIAALLTGAGFTFVAQDRALPGRPDFALPDYRCVIFTHGCFWHHHDCYLFKVPATRTAFWLDKIAGNVARDARDRQHLAEQGWRVLIIWECALRGRLKLNDEALTERLEEWICGAGHDAQIDTQGIRELALTSTPYKG; from the coding sequence ATGGCGGATGTTCACGATAAAGCCACCCGCAGTAAAAATATGCGGGCTATCGCCACGCGCGATACGGCGATTGAAAAGCGGATAGCGGCGCTGCTGACGGGGGCGGGATTCACCTTTGTCGCCCAGGATCGCGCGCTGCCGGGACGCCCCGATTTCGCTTTACCCGACTACCGTTGCGTTATCTTTACTCACGGCTGTTTCTGGCATCACCATGACTGTTATCTGTTTAAAGTACCGGCCACCCGGACGGCATTCTGGCTGGATAAAATCGCCGGCAACGTGGCGCGCGACGCCCGCGACCGGCAACATCTGGCAGAGCAGGGCTGGCGGGTACTTATCATCTGGGAATGTGCCCTGCGCGGCCGGTTGAAGCTGAATGATGAGGCGCTCACCGAGCGTCTTGAAGAGTGGATCTGCGGCGCCGGGCATGACGCGCAGATCGATACGCAGGGGATCCGCGAGCTGGCGCTTACTTCGACGCCTTACAAGGGGTAG
- the yedA gene encoding drug/metabolite exporter YedA, which yields MSTRQLLPLIGALFALYIIWGSTYFAIAVGVASWPPLMMAGIRFLSTGVLLLGWLLATGHKLPAWRPLLNAALIGILLLAVGNGFVTLAEHQHVPSGIAAVMVATVPLFTLCFSRFFGIATRKLEWLGIAIGLAGIVMLNSGGNLNGNPWGALLILIGSLSWAFGSVYGSRIVLPTGMMAGAIEMLAAGIVLLAASWLTGETLTQAPSWSGIAALAYLAIFGSLIAINAYMFLIRNVTPAVATSYAYVNPVVAVLLGTGFGGESLSLIEWLALALIIFAVVLVTLGKYLFPAGSKATPCKASK from the coding sequence ATGTCTACCCGTCAGCTGTTACCGCTTATCGGGGCGCTGTTTGCGCTGTATATCATTTGGGGCTCAACCTATTTTGCCATCGCCGTCGGCGTCGCCAGCTGGCCGCCACTCATGATGGCCGGCATTCGCTTCCTTTCCACCGGCGTGCTGCTGCTGGGCTGGCTGCTGGCCACCGGTCATAAACTGCCGGCATGGCGGCCGCTGCTTAACGCTGCACTTATCGGAATTTTACTGCTTGCCGTCGGCAACGGCTTCGTCACCCTGGCTGAACATCAACATGTCCCCTCCGGCATCGCGGCGGTGATGGTTGCTACCGTTCCGCTGTTCACCTTGTGCTTCAGCCGCTTTTTTGGCATCGCCACGCGTAAACTGGAGTGGCTGGGCATTGCGATTGGCCTGGCGGGTATCGTGATGCTAAACAGTGGTGGCAATCTGAACGGCAACCCCTGGGGCGCGCTGCTGATCCTGATCGGCTCATTAAGCTGGGCCTTCGGCTCGGTTTACGGGTCGCGGATCGTGCTGCCGACCGGCATGATGGCGGGCGCTATCGAGATGCTTGCCGCCGGGATCGTCCTGCTGGCCGCTTCCTGGCTAACCGGAGAAACCTTAACCCAGGCGCCCTCCTGGTCAGGGATTGCCGCTCTGGCCTATCTGGCTATCTTTGGCTCGCTTATCGCCATCAACGCCTACATGTTTTTAATCCGCAATGTCACCCCGGCAGTGGCCACCAGCTACGCCTATGTTAATCCGGTGGTCGCGGTTCTCCTCGGCACGGGGTTCGGTGGCGAGAGCCTGTCACTCATCGAGTGGCTGGCGCTGGCGTTGATTATTTTCGCCGTGGTGCTGGTAACGCTGGGGAAATATCTCTTCCCCGCCGGCAGCAAGGCTACCCCTTGTAAGGCGTCGAAGTAA
- a CDS encoding DNA cytosine methyltransferase: MSLAEQAGIEAQALLRQLMTIYDVKTLVAELVSVGEQHWSAAILKRVVTLNRAAERLRPQEIAHLATLLPAPPAHHPHYGFRFVDLFAGIGGIRSGFEAIGGQCVFTSEWNKHAVRTYKANWYCDPQQHRFNEDIRDITLSHRPEVSDEEAAQHIREAIPQHDVLLAGFPCQPFSLAGVSKKNAMGRAHGFACETQGTLFFDVVRIIAARQPAIFVLENVKNLKSHDQGRTFRIIMQTLDELGYEVADAGHIGPDDPKVIDGRHFLPQHRERIVLVGFRRDLQLHEGFTLRAIAAQYPAVRPTFGELLEPTVDAKFILTAVLWKYLYRYARKHQARGNGFGYGLVDPSNPHSVARTLSARYYKDGAEILVDRGWDRALGEKHFDDPQNQQRRPRRLTPRECARLMGFESPQGTRFRIPVSDTQAYRQFGNSVVVPVFAAVARLLAPRIAQAVARREADDNDGGCSR; this comes from the coding sequence TTGTCGTTGGCAGAGCAGGCCGGGATAGAGGCTCAGGCGCTGCTGCGTCAGCTGATGACGATCTATGATGTGAAAACGCTGGTCGCCGAGCTGGTAAGCGTCGGGGAGCAGCACTGGAGCGCGGCAATCCTCAAGCGCGTAGTGACGCTCAACCGCGCGGCGGAACGTTTACGTCCGCAGGAGATCGCCCACCTTGCAACACTGCTGCCGGCCCCGCCTGCTCATCATCCGCACTATGGGTTCCGTTTTGTCGATCTGTTTGCCGGCATCGGCGGGATCCGCAGCGGTTTTGAAGCTATCGGCGGACAATGCGTCTTTACCAGCGAGTGGAACAAGCACGCCGTGCGTACCTATAAGGCTAACTGGTACTGCGATCCGCAGCAGCATCGTTTTAATGAAGATATCCGCGATATTACCCTCAGCCATCGTCCTGAGGTCAGTGACGAGGAGGCGGCACAGCATATTCGTGAAGCCATTCCTCAGCATGACGTGTTGCTGGCCGGCTTTCCCTGCCAGCCTTTCTCACTTGCCGGGGTGTCCAAAAAAAATGCCATGGGCCGCGCCCACGGTTTTGCCTGCGAAACCCAGGGAACACTGTTTTTTGATGTGGTGAGAATTATCGCTGCCCGTCAGCCGGCTATTTTTGTGCTGGAGAATGTTAAAAACCTCAAAAGTCACGATCAGGGGCGCACTTTCCGCATCATCATGCAGACGCTGGATGAGCTGGGCTATGAAGTGGCTGACGCGGGGCATATCGGGCCGGATGATCCCAAGGTGATCGATGGACGCCATTTCTTGCCTCAACACCGGGAGCGTATCGTGCTGGTGGGTTTCCGTCGCGATCTGCAGCTGCATGAAGGATTTACGCTCCGCGCCATCGCGGCGCAGTACCCAGCGGTGCGGCCAACGTTTGGCGAGCTGCTGGAGCCGACGGTCGATGCAAAATTTATCCTCACCGCGGTGTTGTGGAAATATCTTTATCGTTATGCCCGCAAGCATCAGGCGCGGGGCAATGGTTTTGGTTATGGCCTGGTTGACCCCAGCAACCCCCACAGTGTGGCCCGGACGCTGTCTGCCCGCTACTATAAAGATGGTGCCGAAATTCTTGTCGATCGCGGCTGGGACCGGGCGCTGGGTGAGAAGCACTTTGACGATCCGCAAAATCAGCAGCGGCGGCCTCGCCGGTTGACACCGCGCGAGTGCGCCCGGCTAATGGGCTTTGAATCGCCGCAGGGGACGCGTTTTCGCATTCCAGTATCGGATACCCAGGCCTATCGCCAGTTCGGCAATTCGGTGGTGGTTCCGGTCTTTGCCGCGGTGGCGAGACTCCTGGCGCCGCGCATCGCTCAGGCGGTGGCGCGTCGTGAAGCGGATGATAACGATGGCGGATGTTCACGATAA